The following coding sequences lie in one Bacteroidota bacterium genomic window:
- the deoC gene encoding deoxyribose-phosphate aldolase yields MQINKYIDHTVLKATSTEKDIVELCNEAKEYNFYAVCVNGCYVHLAKENLKNTDISIAAVIGFPLGAMSKDAKVFEAKKCIEDGANEIDMVLNVGLLKSGKHIEVEQEIREIKEAIGDNILKVIFENCYLTKDEIRIASELSVNANADFVKTSTGFGTDGATYEDVLIMKAAVDGKAQIKAAGGVRDLETAMKYIEMGVNRLGTSSGVSLVTTGKSKEGEY; encoded by the coding sequence ATGCAGATAAATAAATATATAGACCATACAGTCTTAAAAGCTACAAGTACAGAAAAAGACATAGTTGAGCTCTGTAATGAAGCGAAAGAATATAACTTTTATGCAGTTTGTGTAAATGGTTGTTATGTCCATTTGGCTAAAGAAAATCTAAAAAACACTGATATTTCTATTGCAGCAGTTATTGGCTTTCCTTTGGGTGCAATGTCGAAAGATGCAAAAGTTTTTGAAGCTAAAAAGTGTATTGAAGATGGTGCCAACGAGATAGATATGGTACTAAATGTTGGCTTATTAAAATCGGGGAAACATATAGAAGTAGAACAGGAAATTAGAGAGATAAAAGAAGCTATTGGCGATAATATACTCAAGGTTATTTTCGAAAATTGTTATCTGACAAAAGATGAGATAAGAATTGCAAGTGAACTTTCGGTAAATGCTAATGCCGACTTTGTTAAAACTTCTACAGGCTTCGGTACTGACGGGGCTACTTATGAGGATGTACTGATTATGAAAGCAGCTGTTGACGGAAAAGCTCAGATTAAAGCAGCTGGTGGTGTTAGAGATCTGGAAACTGCCATGAAGTATATCGAAATGGGAGTTAACAGGTTAGGAACTTCTTCAGGTGTTTCATTGGTTACAACAGGAAAAAGTAAAGAAGGTGAATATTGA
- a CDS encoding DUF309 domain-containing protein produces the protein MKRYCPYRKFPPYKYLPGKNPDPIRKGGYRESKKDPMATAITRNNYQDNENYRFAIDLTNYGYYWEAHLYYEALWNAHKRKGSIADFFKAMIKMVTSSFKEEAGKIESSGRLLEGTLSLLNSLPADFNLGINISELRNQLNTRDKIHIVFE, from the coding sequence ATGAAAAGATATTGCCCCTACAGGAAATTCCCTCCTTACAAGTATCTGCCGGGGAAAAATCCGGATCCGATTCGCAAAGGAGGATACAGAGAATCAAAAAAAGACCCGATGGCAACAGCCATTACAAGAAACAACTATCAGGACAACGAAAACTACCGTTTCGCTATAGACCTGACGAATTACGGATACTACTGGGAAGCACACCTATATTATGAGGCTCTGTGGAATGCCCATAAACGTAAGGGGAGTATTGCCGATTTTTTTAAAGCAATGATTAAAATGGTTACTTCCTCTTTTAAGGAAGAAGCAGGTAAAATAGAATCTTCGGGCAGACTACTAGAAGGAACCCTCAGCTTACTAAACTCACTCCCCGCTGATTTTAATTTAGGAATTAACATCAGCGAGCTCAGGAATCAATTAAATACTCGTGATAAGATACATATAGTGTTCGAATAA